A single region of the Nicotiana sylvestris chromosome 6, ASM39365v2, whole genome shotgun sequence genome encodes:
- the LOC104229666 gene encoding uncharacterized protein, with the protein MIGYEACIMGYLYLLIRQAQGDWETRDIKLIPYRQCVEDLSKRFKSIEFMYIPRLHNELVDALATLASMLLYPGNTHIDPLEIQIRDQHGYCNTIEAEPDCEPCYCDIKQFLKTREYPEYANRDQKRTIRRLSNGFFLSGKILYKRTPDLNLLRCMDTKEAEMIMNEIHSDLIHSPPSELYPMSAPWPFVAWGMDVIGPIEPKASNGHIFILVAIDYFTKWVEAITLKAVTKKAIVDFVHSNIICRFGIPKIIITDNAANLNSHLMKEVCEQFKINHRTSTPYRSKANGVVEAANKNIKKILRKMVQGYRQWHEKLPFALLGYQTIVRTSVGATPYLLVYGIEAVIPAEVKIASLRIIVEAGIEDTNWVFLQSTDWMCKNKISALARESGKVDLNTS; encoded by the exons ATGATAggatatgaagcttgcatcatgggTTATTTGTATTTGCTTATTCGACAGGCTCAAGGTGATTGGGAGACTCGAGACATCAAGCTCATTCCATATAGACAATGTGTGGAGGATCTTAGCAAAAGGTTCAAGTCCATCGAGTTTATGTATATCCCCAGGCTTCACAATGAATTAGTTGATGCCTTGGCCACCCTGGCCTCAATGCTTCTATATCCGGGTAATACTCACATTGACCCATTAGAAATTCAAATTCGGGATCAACATGGTTATTGCAATACAATTGAAGCAGAACCAGATTGTGAACCATGTTACTGTGATATTAAACAGTTTctgaaaacaagagaatatccGGAATATGCTAatagggatcaaaagagaactattaggcgaCTCTCTaatggtttctttttgagtggaAAAATCctatacaaaagaaccccagatttgaaTTTATTAAGATGTATGGATACCAAAGAAGCCGAAATGATTATGAATGAG ATTCACAGTGATTTGATTCACTCTCCTCCTTCAGAGTTATATCCTATGTCGGCTccttggccttttgttgcttggggaatggacgtCATTGgcccaatcgagccaaaagcttcaaatggacacatattcattttggttgcaattgactacttcaccaaatgggtggaagctattACATTGAAAGCAGTTACCAAGAAAGCAATAGTAGACTTCGTTCACTCCAACATCatttgtcgtttcggtattccaaAAATCATTATTACAGATAATGCTGCTAATTtgaatagtcatctgatgaaggagGTATGTGAACAATTTAAAATTAATCATCGCACTTCTACTCCTTACCGGTCTAAAGCTAATGGAGTTGTTGAAGCTGcgaacaagaatatcaagaagattctAAGGAAGATGGTCCAAGGGtatagacaatggcacgagaaactgCCTTTTGCTCTTTTGGGATACCAGACAATTGTCCGTACATCAGTTGGTGCAACGCCTTACTTATTGGTTTATGGAATTGAAGCTGTGATACCTGCTGAAGTTAAGATTGCCTCTCTCCGAATTATTGTTGAAGCAGGGATCGAGGACACTAATTGG GTTTTTCTGCAAAGTACAGATTGGATGTGCAAGAATAAGATTTCAGCTCTCGCCAGAGAAAGTGGAAAGGTTGATCTCAATACCAGTTGA